A genomic segment from Oncorhynchus keta strain PuntledgeMale-10-30-2019 chromosome 9, Oket_V2, whole genome shotgun sequence encodes:
- the zmat5 gene encoding zinc finger matrin-type protein 5: MGKRYYCDYCDRSFQDNMHNRKKHLYGVQHHRSKKAWFDNFRDAAAILYDEQTKKPCRKFLQTGQCVFGNNCRFSHMSERDMENLRMQIEDERRSREDPEHRASPERSIEEWLTRREKKRAALSSGSVLKEEDEEDEDNQPENDIPPHFLTIPDLPPSLLPPPLGGWKVKVRTEWG; encoded by the exons ATGGGGAAGCGGTATTACTGTGACTACTGTGACCGGTCCTTTCAGGACAACATGCACAACAGGAAAAAACACCTATATGGTGTTCAACACCACAGATCTAAAAAGGCCTGGTTTGACAATTTCAGGG ATGCAGCAGCCATCCTGTATGATGAACAAACTAAGAAACCCTGCAGGAAATTTCTTCAGACGG GCCAGTGTGTGTTTGGCAACAACTGTAGGTTCTCTCACATGTCAGAGAGGGACATGGAGAACCTAAGAATGCAGATTGAAG ATGAAAGACGGAGCAGAGAGGACCCGGAGCACAGAGCGTCCCCTGAGCGGAGCATAGAGGAGTGGCTCaccaggagagagaaaaagagagccgCCCTAAGCAGTGGAAG TGTTCTgaaagaggaagatgaggaggatgaagatAATCAACCAGAGAATGATATACCGCCACATTTCCTCACCATTCCtgaccttcctccctcccttctgccCCCTCCCCTTGGAGGATGGAAAGTCAAAGTCAGAACTGAATGGGGTTGA